From the genome of Ignavibacteriales bacterium, one region includes:
- a CDS encoding M1 family metallopeptidase produces MKLKLNHLSFVFAMTFMIEVVTIDAQIIFKNPLSPRIANYNISATLDADKKIIDGKEILRWKNTSPDLITELQFHLYLNAFKNTNSTFIKESGGQLRGISTDVSKEISWGYIDINSIKYVGGNDLTSKMKFIQPDDQNKSDETVVSVSLEKPIKPNEEIALEINFKSKLPKIFARTGFAENYFLVGQWFPKIGVYEYPGIRYAEKGGWNCHQFHANSEFYADFAVYDVNITLPQKFIVGAVGVLQSKINNNDGTATHHYRAEDVVDFAWTASPNFQVVNDQWQNVKIKLMLQPEHFTQVARHINAVKAALEYFDKNLGKYPYTTITIVDPPLKGIGSAGMEYPSFITAGTLWGMPEGIKFPEIVTIHEFGHNYFMGLLASNEFEEAFLDEGFNQYFETRIMNYAYGENTSALNLFGYTAGDFEITRQSYVGLKNPKLAEIFRKSWEYTAGGYGSFTYNKTAVMLKTLEGMVGIETMNEIMKTYYQRWKFKHPCVKDFIAIVNEVVIKNHGRKFGDNMNWYFDQVLYGSDVCDYKLASISNQEIKNVTGLMDQNGKKEFLKRNDENSGNYKSIIVVHRIGEVKLPIEILVHFNNNKESLEKWDGQARSREFKYEGKNKIVWAKIDPFNKIPLDINVVNNSLTTEHESGVFIKYAAKFLFWAQNVMLSFSMLF; encoded by the coding sequence ATGAAATTAAAACTTAATCATCTATCCTTCGTCTTTGCGATGACTTTTATGATTGAAGTCGTCACAATTGATGCGCAAATAATTTTTAAGAACCCGCTTAGTCCCCGCATTGCTAACTACAATATATCAGCAACTCTTGATGCGGACAAAAAGATAATTGACGGCAAAGAAATTCTTCGATGGAAAAACACATCACCGGATCTGATAACAGAACTCCAATTTCATCTCTATCTCAATGCATTTAAGAATACAAACTCGACATTTATTAAAGAATCGGGCGGACAGTTAAGAGGAATTTCGACGGACGTTAGTAAAGAAATATCTTGGGGTTACATCGACATCAATTCGATAAAATATGTCGGCGGCAATGATCTAACAAGCAAAATGAAATTTATTCAACCCGATGATCAGAACAAGAGTGATGAGACGGTAGTTAGTGTTTCGTTGGAAAAACCGATCAAACCAAATGAAGAGATTGCCCTGGAAATAAATTTCAAATCGAAACTTCCTAAAATTTTTGCTAGAACGGGATTTGCTGAGAATTATTTTCTAGTTGGGCAATGGTTTCCAAAAATTGGCGTTTATGAATATCCGGGAATTCGGTATGCAGAGAAAGGCGGCTGGAACTGTCATCAATTTCATGCAAACTCTGAGTTCTACGCAGACTTCGCGGTATATGATGTTAATATAACTTTACCTCAAAAATTTATTGTAGGCGCCGTTGGAGTATTACAATCAAAAATCAACAACAATGATGGAACGGCGACTCATCATTATCGAGCCGAAGATGTTGTAGATTTTGCTTGGACAGCTTCCCCAAATTTTCAAGTTGTTAACGATCAATGGCAAAATGTAAAAATAAAATTGATGCTTCAGCCGGAACATTTTACTCAAGTTGCAAGACATATCAATGCAGTTAAAGCCGCGCTGGAATATTTCGATAAAAATCTTGGCAAATATCCGTATACCACAATTACAATAGTTGATCCGCCGTTAAAGGGAATTGGTTCCGCAGGAATGGAATATCCATCATTTATTACAGCCGGTACATTATGGGGAATGCCGGAAGGAATAAAATTTCCTGAAATAGTTACAATACATGAATTCGGACATAATTATTTTATGGGATTGCTGGCATCTAATGAATTTGAAGAAGCGTTTCTTGATGAAGGGTTCAATCAATATTTTGAAACTCGTATAATGAATTATGCATACGGAGAAAATACTTCGGCGCTAAATCTATTTGGTTATACGGCTGGCGATTTTGAAATAACTCGTCAAAGTTACGTTGGACTAAAAAATCCAAAGCTGGCCGAAATTTTCCGAAAATCATGGGAATATACAGCCGGCGGATATGGTTCATTTACTTACAACAAAACCGCTGTTATGTTGAAAACTCTTGAAGGTATGGTTGGCATCGAAACAATGAATGAAATAATGAAAACTTATTATCAGAGGTGGAAATTTAAACATCCATGTGTAAAGGATTTTATCGCGATTGTGAACGAAGTTGTAATAAAAAATCATGGAAGAAAATTCGGCGACAATATGAACTGGTATTTCGATCAAGTGTTATATGGGTCGGATGTCTGTGATTATAAACTTGCTTCAATTTCGAATCAAGAAATAAAAAATGTAACTGGATTAATGGACCAAAACGGTAAGAAAGAATTTTTAAAACGAAATGATGAAAATAGCGGCAATTATAAATCAATAATAGTAGTACACCGGATTGGTGAAGTTAAATTACCAATTGAAATTCTTGTTCATTTTAATAACAATAAAGAATCTCTTGAAAAATGGGACGGACAAGCACGCAGCAGAGAATTCAAATATGAAGGAAAGAACAAAATTGTCTGGGCTAAAATTGATCCTTTTAATAAAATTCCTCTAGACATAAATGTTGTGAATAATTCATTAACGACAGAGCATGAAAGCGGGGTATTCATAAAATATGCTGCAAAGTTTTTGTTCTGGGCGCAAAATGTAATGCTAAGTTTTTCAATGTTGTTTTAA
- a CDS encoding 4Fe-4S dicluster domain-containing protein — protein MAIMITDECISCNACEAECPNTAIYSPGLAYNVGGQEYAALSEEHTYIVPDKCTECVGFYDEPQCIPACPTEAIITDPSHVETKEQLAVKKEHLDKVGR, from the coding sequence ATGGCAATCATGATAACAGACGAATGCATCTCTTGCAATGCATGTGAAGCTGAATGTCCAAACACAGCTATTTACTCACCAGGTCTTGCTTATAATGTTGGTGGACAAGAATACGCAGCGCTTTCAGAAGAACACACATACATCGTTCCCGACAAGTGCACAGAGTGTGTAGGATTTTATGATGAACCACAATGTATTCCTGCATGTCCAACAGAAGCAATTATAACAGATCCGTCACATGTTGAAACAAAAGAGCAATTGGCGGTTAAGAAGGAGCATTTGGATAAAGTTGGAAGATAA
- a CDS encoding zf-HC2 domain-containing protein, giving the protein MNCEEVKISLHDYVDESLDGFLKREVETHLRGCDKCFNEYKKIRIFFDTLKNLPYTIEPPKEIVEIFSAELLSRSLKEELPESAAPPVTNLRRLKKEQAKQDKTLRRSQTANRKSVVSQTIMTSRISHSLPSLGINWSRIIFILLPLVLFAVGYFIYDIQKNNSPWKVNTKEGSVVVNGIVDNPGKIRQGESLLTESDSKAAILVPGVGNIDIDENSLLLLEKAKDGDNRIRLKKGNIKIVNMSTMPDLAIDVGNCVVLDRSGQFSISIDDNNIINIFVEFGFVEIQHGDQTVYLNEDYNCEIISGNKIGVPYRSDASDKLIEEAKNFDYNRADENTIQNIIKAATAKDMLTLLELIPRTSELHRLVLFQAIANNFPPPENVTRAGIIKGDVQMLYLWWQEIEWQI; this is encoded by the coding sequence ATGAACTGCGAAGAAGTAAAAATTAGTCTTCATGATTATGTGGATGAATCCCTAGATGGGTTTTTGAAACGGGAAGTAGAGACACATTTACGCGGATGTGATAAATGTTTTAATGAGTATAAAAAAATTCGGATTTTTTTTGACACATTAAAAAACCTTCCTTATACAATTGAACCTCCCAAAGAAATTGTAGAAATATTCTCTGCCGAATTGTTAAGTAGAAGTCTGAAGGAAGAATTACCGGAATCAGCTGCACCGCCGGTTACTAATTTGCGAAGACTTAAAAAGGAGCAGGCAAAGCAAGATAAAACACTAAGACGATCGCAGACTGCAAATCGCAAAAGTGTTGTTTCGCAAACAATTATGACTTCCCGGATTTCACATTCTCTTCCTTCTTTAGGAATTAATTGGAGCAGAATAATATTTATTCTTCTTCCGCTGGTTCTTTTTGCTGTGGGATATTTTATTTATGATATACAAAAAAACAACTCTCCATGGAAAGTAAATACTAAAGAAGGCTCAGTTGTTGTTAACGGAATTGTAGATAATCCTGGTAAAATTAGGCAGGGGGAGAGTTTGCTAACAGAAAGCGATTCTAAGGCGGCAATTCTTGTCCCTGGTGTTGGAAATATCGATATCGATGAAAACTCTCTTCTATTATTAGAAAAAGCAAAAGACGGTGATAATAGAATCCGTCTTAAAAAAGGAAATATTAAAATTGTTAATATGTCTACAATGCCGGACTTAGCTATTGACGTAGGAAATTGTGTGGTTTTAGACCGTAGCGGGCAATTCAGTATTTCGATTGATGATAATAATATTATAAATATTTTTGTGGAATTTGGCTTTGTAGAAATACAGCACGGTGATCAAACCGTTTATTTGAATGAAGACTACAATTGCGAAATTATATCTGGCAATAAAATTGGTGTTCCTTATCGAAGCGATGCCTCGGATAAGCTAATAGAAGAAGCGAAAAATTTTGATTACAACAGAGCAGATGAGAACACTATTCAAAATATTATTAAAGCTGCCACCGCTAAAGATATGCTTACTTTATTGGAATTGATTCCAAGAACATCAGAATTACACAGACTTGTTTTGTTTCAGGCGATAGCAAATAATTTTCCTCCCCCAGAAAATGTTACGCGTGCCGGTATAATTAAAGGCGATGTACAAATGCTCTATCTCTGGTGGCAGGAAATTGAATGGCAAATCTAA